In Phocoena phocoena chromosome 3, mPhoPho1.1, whole genome shotgun sequence, the DNA window AGagccgcctccccccaccccgcaaatCCTCCCGTGTCTGAGTAGTTGGATGGCTTGGGTTCCTTGTTCCGTGGGGCCAGCTGCttgaggagagaaggaaacactTGGACAGGAAGTGGCCTGACTTGGCTCTTgccatctcccccacccctgcagagCGCTGCAGCGGCCCCCAGCCCGGTGATGGGGAGCATGGCTCCCAATGATGCAATGGCATCAGGCCCCATGGCACCCGGCTTCTTCCAGGTATAGCTGGGGCTCCCTGTCTCCTGACCCTGGGTGGGCTTGTGTGGGAGGGTGACAGGCAGGGGCAATGACGGGGTGGGTATGCCCCTGCGGGCCTCGATAGTGCTGGTGAGGGAGGGGCCATCTGGCCTGGGCCCCGCTGCGGGAGGGGGCGGGGTCTCTGCACTAGGCCTGCGCCTGTGTGTGTCGGGGCGCCTGGGGCCGCACAGCTTGGCTCGCTGAACCACGGGTCCTGCCCATGACCTCCCCCTTTGggtccaccccacccccgccacgtCCCGCAGATGGGGCTAGTTGGCCCACTCTCCTGCCTCCAcggtgtcccctcccctccctggcccgGCTCAGGAGAGCCACAGGAAACCGTGGAACTTCGGGTGACCTCGCTCCTCCCAACCTCGCTCCTCCCAACCCACCTGGTTCTGTCCTTCTAGGGCCCCCCCTCGGCTCCCAGCCTCCCCCCCACAACCCCAACGCCCCCATGGTTGGGGCCTCAGGTTCCGGTAAGGACCTGTGGTGCCCCGCCCCCTCGAGCACGCACACCCCTCCCCCTGGCTCTTGGGCCCGTCCCACTGCGCTCCCACGCCCCCGGCGCGGCTGGCTGAGGTCTGCCGGCTGGTCTTGGAGGAGGGGGAGTATCCAGGCTGGGGGCCCGGGTGCGGCAGGAAGCGGGTAGCTTTGGGGGCTGAGTAGGTGGGGGGAGGTGCTGATCCCCGGCCCACCTCTTCCAGCCCTTCATGTCACCGCGGTTCCCAGGGGGCCCTCGGCCCACCCTGCGGATGCCGAGTCAGGTGAGAGACGGATGAGGGGAGGGGGGTCAGGAATTGGGCCGGGGTGGGGGCACCCACACTCAGTGCTGCCACTCCCCCTCCGCAGCCTCCCGTGGGCCTACCCggttcccagcccctcctccctggcgCCATGGACCCCTCCCCACGTGCTCAGGGTGAGTAGGGAAGCTCCCGCTGCTGTCCCCCGCCTCTCGTCAGGATCCCAGAGCCAGTTCCCCGCCGCCCACCGTGCAGGAACACCCCCAACCACCAGCACAGCGCCTGTCCACACCGGGGAACGGCCGCGGCCTGAGCCCTCTTCCTTCTGCCCCCAGGTCATTCGAGCATGGGCCCGATGCAGAGGGTGACGCCTCCACGGGGCATGACCAGCGTTGGGCCCCAGGTAAGGGCTGGGCCCAGGCGACAGGGCAGCTTCAGGGGCTGCCCTCTCTCGGCTTGCCCTCTCACGGCCCCTTTACCTTCACAGAGCTACGGAAGTGGCATGCGGCCCCCACCCAACTCTCTTGCTGGCCCGGGTTTGCCCACCATGAACATGTAAGGCCCTCAGGAACCCCGGGAGTGTGCCCATGCGGGTCACCACCCAGCTTCATGGGCTGGGTATGCTGGGGCAGACCCCGAAGCCGCACAACAGCCCCGATACTGTTAACGCCACTGCTGGGTGGGGAAACAGGCTCAAAGACCAGTGAGTGATGGATGGGGTTGGGATTTGAAGGCTGGCCTGGCATCTGTGCTTGGTTACTTCTCGGCCAACATCTGCTGCTCTGAGGGCACGTGGGGCAGGCTGGGGGTGTCAGGGAGTGTGTGCTGGGGGGCTGTGTACTGCCTGGCTTAGACCCAGGGTCCACCACTGTCTGTTCTAGGGGACCCGGAGTGCGTGGCCCATGGGCCAGCCCCAGTGGCAACTCGGTGAGTGTCCGGATGGCGTTGGTGGGGGGGGGATTAGGAGTGTACGAGTTGGTAGAGTGGGCGGGCTGCTCACAGTTGCCCATCTCCCCAGATCCCctactcctcctcctcccctggcaGCTACACGGTGAGTGATGCCGAAGCTGGGACACCCGACCTGGGGGCAGCGGTTGTGGGGTGGCAGTTGGAGGACTTTTCTCACCTTCTGTGTCTCCCTCTGTGTGCAGGGAcccccaggaggaggtgggccccCTGGAACACCCATCATGCCCAGCCCTGGAGGTACTACAGCCTGGGCGGGGCATAGGGAGGGGTGTGTTTGGGTGAGGCCCTCTCACACCCCCCCCCCTCACGTGCTGCCTCAGACTCCACCAACTCCAGCGAGAACATGTACACCATCATGAACCCCATCGGGCCAGGCGCCGGCAGGGCTAATGTGAGCTGGGGCTTgcgggggtcggggtgggggcggAGAGGTGGTGGCCCGAGGCCCAAGCTGCTCCTCTGCCTGCAGTTCCCGCTTGGCCCTGGTCCGGAGGCCCCCATGGCCGCCATGAGTGCGATGGAGCCTCACCATGTAAACGGATCCCTGGGTGAGTGGGCGGAGTCCCGGGACACACAGACACCCACGCACACGCCCCCGCCCAGCTGCTTCGCGAGCCTCGTGCGCCCCCTGGCGGCCCCCTTCAGCTCCTCCGCCTCTGTGCTTAGCCGGCGTTGGGGGCGCGCCCCGAGCTTCTCTGGGCTTAGTGACTGGGGCTGGCAGCGCTGCGGGGAGGGTCCAGTAACTAAACCGGGGGGACGCCCGGCCGCCGGCACTGGCCCGCCACCCCAGATCTGGGCCCTCCGCCTGGGACCCCCGGCGGTGCCCCAGTGGGCTGGGCCGAGGGAGGGGCCGCGGCCGCCGGGGAAGTTCGGGAAGGGGTCGGTGGAGCCGGCTTGGCGCGTCTGAGCCGCGTCACCGCCGTCTGTCGGTCCACAGGCTCGGGCGATCTGGACGGGTTGCCGAAGGTGAGGGGGCCGCGCTCCTGCGGGGGGCGGGGCTGCGGGGTCGGCCCGCGTGGAGAGGCCTAGTCCTGGTTGGGCCGCGCGGCAGTTGGGGCCTGGGCCGCGGGGCGGGGTGTTCCGCTCTGACCGCGGCCGCCCCCAGAGCTCCCCCGGCACCGTGGCCGGCCTGAGCAACACCCCGGGCACCCCGCGGGACGACGGCGAGATGGCGGCCGCCGGGACCTTCCTGCACCCGTTCCCGAGCGAAAGCGTAAGCGACTGCGTCGACTCCCCCCCCGCGGCGGCGTCGGGCCGGAGGGGCCTGGCGGGCAGACCCCGGCGGGGCGGCCGGGGGGCCAGAGCAAGACCGTGACCGCGGCGGGCCAGGTGGGGGGGCGGCCGCGgcatccttcccttcctcccgccttcccctccccaggcccgCCCTatcgccccgccccgcccacatCCCACCCCAACCCTGGGACCCGCGGCCCAGGGCGGCCTCCCCACGCATCAACACCTGGTCCCTTTCCATCCCACGTCCACCCCGCCCTGTTCCCCCTTCCCCCCGGGGGCGGGTCCCAGCCTAGGCCGGAACTGAGCCGGCCCCCGCGCGCCACCCCCTCGTCTTTCCGCAGTACTCCCCCGGGATGACCATGAGCGTGTGATGGGGCCGCAGCCCCTTGCCCACTGCCGACCTCGGCTTCTGCCCAGCGCCCCTGCCCGGGGCCAAGGTCCAGGGGCTCGGGTGGTCTGCAGGGTGAGGGTCTGAGGTCACACCGCGGGCAACTGGACTCCCGGTCAAGGCTTGGATGGCTGGGAGGCCCCGCGCGAAGGActcattcattttctaaaaaacGCAAGGACCTCAGAGACGTTCTTTCCTGTATGGGCCCTTCCCGCCATTTCTGTTTTGTCCAGGGGGCTCCTTGGGGGATTTCCTTTCCCCTGGAGAGCAGGGGTGGGCCCCAACAATAAACACAACTCGATTTTGGTTTTTGGCATCTGTTCTCGGGTTTCTTCACTTTGGCTCACAGCCACAGCCTGCTTAGCCTAACCTTCAAGGGTTGTGGTTAGGCAGAGTCCCCCTCCCCCGGGGGTTCTGGAAAGCCCCTGAGAGTTGGGACAGCAGAGTTTGGAAGGGTAGGTAGAAGTCCAGCTGGTGGAAAAGGGAGATGTGGCTGGTATTGGGGGCCGTTAGGGTTAGGTCGCAGGCACCAAGCATCCACAGGTGTGGCTCATAGCGGCACTGGCTTTATTGTCTGTCAGAAGGGGGCCCGGAAGGGTCGCGTGCTGAGGAGCAGTGGGGGCAGGAGTTACAGGGGAGCTGTATGGCCATGGCCTTAGGTGGTGGGCATCTGGGGTGCCTCAGCCTGTGAGTGCCCATAGGCGTCACCAGTACAGCCATTGGGGGCAGTTGGCGCTGATCCTTTCTTGCAAGGCACGGGGCAGGCGGTGGCCACATGCCCAACTTGCTTGAGGCCAGGGCGCTCCATCTTGTGCTCCAGAAGCATGTGGTTCTGCGGCGGGAGCCCCACGCAGGCCCTGAGAGATGGTCACGGCTCAGCGGGGCCAGACCCCAAGACTGCCCCGCAGTCCCTAGGCCCTGTGCACAGCCCCGCCAGTGGACATCTGGGCCATAGGTGGGGATCCCCAGGGTCGGGGCACACCTGAGGATATTCTCGATGCAGCTGCGCTGGCGGAAGAGCGCGTTGACCACTGGGCTGCCCGGTGGCGCAAGCGGCGCCTTGAAGAGGAAGCCAAGCAGCGACAGCACCGGGTGGAAGCTCTGCGGCTCCGGGTCGATGTCGGTGCAGAAGCTCACACGCTGGCACAGTTCAGTCAGCAGGGCCAGGTCCAGCATGATGGGCGCGGCCAGGAGTGAGTCCTGTGGGGCCAGCGGGTCAGGAGGTGGGCCGGGCTGGTGGGcagccccactcctgccccctctTGCCCCACACCTCGCACGTGTTGTGCAGCACCAGTGTGTTGGTACCGCCCAGCATCAGCTCCGATGTGTACTCATCCAGGGCACGCTTGCTGTCACCCACGTATGGCACGTACTTGATGACCACCTGGGGGGCGGCACGAGGTCACACGGGTCCCTGCCCTTCTCTGTGGGGAGCACCaacctaccccaccccacccctgccccttgcCACGCCTGCGCCCCACGCACGCAGTGGTCGGGCTCTTCGCCCGGCGAGTAGAGCACTGGGTTGCTGTGCACCATGTCGTCCACCACGCTGGTCTTCGACACCTCCTTGGAGCGGAACTGTGGCGGCGCCGACAGGTTCTGCCCGTCGTTGTTGCCCAGGTGGTTGTAGCTCACGATGGACATGGTCTGCGGGGGCAAGGAGACCCGCGGCAGCTGCAGGCCCCGCAGCACACAAGCCCACCCCTCGGGGTCCACGCCTACCCCATACTGAGCTGAGCAGCCCCCCAGGCCCACACACCTTGAGGCCAGAGCCAATAAGGAAGTCCACGAGCACGGACTTGACTTTGGTCTGCCCCGACTTGAAGTCGTCTCCACCCACAAAGACACGGCGCTGCCATGCAAGCTCGAGGGCACCAGGCACCAGCGTGTTCTGTGGGGACCCATTGAGGAAGGCGCAGCCCTCCAAGATGCTGGCCACGGCAAAGAGGGTGGAGGGCGACACTTCCAGGCCCAGCTGCGGGCAGAAGCGAGCAGTCAGCACAGAGGAGTCCTCGGGGGCTGGCCCTGGGCCTACCCCACCCCTTGGGTGCGCCCACCTGGATGGTGCGCAGCAGGTTCTCAGCGGTGTCATTGAGGCCCGGGACCACTTCACAGAAGCGCTCCGTGTTCGCTGTCCACAGCACGATGACTTTGTCCAGCCCGGCGCTGGACCGGAAGTCGCGGATGTCCCTACGGATCTGCtccagctgggggcggggggatggagggggaggaggtTGTACAGGCTCCCCCGACCTCTGGAGGCCTGGGCCACTCAGTTCCCCAAGTGCAAAGTGGGACCTGGACCCTCGGGATGGAAGCATGGGGACAAAAGAGGGGTAacaggtggtggggagggaggacaaGTGGCAGGGGTAATGGACGCGGGGTGGGACTGCACCTGCTGCGCGCGCGTGCCCGGGATTACGTTGTTGGCGCGCGCGCTCTGGTTAGCTGCGATGAACTCGGGGATGTAGACGGAGGGCCGCGGGCGCAGGGCCTCCATGTGCGGCCACAGTTGCTCCTGCAGCCCCCAATCCAGTACCTGCGCGCGCCGCATCGCCTCCGCCAGGTTCAGCGACGATATGTCCCAGCCTGGGGGGGACCCTCAAGCTCGGCCCGGCCCCAATCCTGGGCCCCTAGAGGCCTCGCCTCCCACACCACCCCCGACCCAGGGCCCCGCCCACCGTCGAACACGAGGTCGTCGGGTGCCACCATGGGCAGCAGCGAGCTGAAGGGCACGAACACCTCCTGGCCCTCGGCGTCCAGACCCAGGCTAACAGTGCCCGCCTGCGTCAGCGAGCCGTAGTAGTTGGCCTCctgggttggggggggtgggcagagggggcTGAGTGAAGAGTGGGCGTGGCGTGGCGTGGGCCATGAGCTGGCCAGGACCCCTATCGGCACCCTCAAGCCCCGCCGTACTTTGGGGCACCTCCCCATGGCGCTCCAAGCCGGGGCGGAAGCCGCTCCGCTCCTGAGGTCCCACCCCGAAGCCCTCCCACACCTTAGGCTCCGCCCCCGCAAGACCCCTGAGGAGTTCCCCCCGCCCACCCGCGGAAGCCCCTCCCCGGAGTCAGCCCACAGCCAGAAACCCTGCCCACAGCCAGAAACCCTGCCCACTGCGGGCCCACTCCTCCGTcgagcccctccccctccgcaTGGATTCCTGCGAAGCCTTCTCTCCGACCGAGCCTCGCCCGACCCCCCACCTTGCGGCCGGTGCGCGTGGGCCAGGACAGGCGCAGTCGGTTGGCCAGCACGGCAGCGGTCAGCGTGGAGCCGTTGTTCCCGCCCCAGCCGACGAGCATGACCCCGAGCCGGGGCACCTGCCGGGCGGTCCGGAAGGTGAAGCGCGTGGACGTGGGGTGCACCTGAGGGCGGGCAGCTCGGTGAGCCGCGAGGCCGCAGGCCCCTCCCGCCTCACTGCACGGCGCGAGTCGCAGAAGTTGGGCAGTTCCCGCTCCCTCCCGGCTCCCTGGTTCCCCCAGTCCCATGGCCCGCCCGGTCGGTCCCTCGCTTACCTTGAGGACGCCGCCCTCGCGGCTGACGCACGTCGTCCGGTACTCATACTGCGCCTCGATGGCCTCGGGGCTGTAGACCACGTCGGGGCTCTCGACCACGAACTCAGTTGCGGCCTCCATCGCGACGAGCTGGGGGCGCGGGGTTGCCAGGAGGTCAGAGGGGACCCGAGAACCGGCCGGGCCAAGCCGACTTCGGTCCCCGGGGAGCCTGCACCCCTCCTGGGGCGGCACTCACCGGCGCGGAGTCGGCTGGCACAGCGGGGGACAGCTAGGGCTCCGGGCGCGCGAACTCCAGAGAAAAGAGCCGcggccccacccccgccccgcccctcgctCCGCCCGCGCAGGGGAGGAGGGGCGCTCGCGGGGGGGAGGGCGCGCACCGGCTGTGGGGCTCGGGTTcgaggcccttttgcccggagctTCCGCGGCTATCTGGTCCCCGGCCCGGCAATCACGTGGGCCGcagccacctcccacccccaccccccgccgccccgGCCCTAGCTCGGCGCTCGTGATTAACCTAGGGCCCGCGGCcgcttatccccattttacaaaagaggactTTAAGGCTGTAAGTGAGCGCCAGGCCCCAACCACAAGGCAGGAGGTGGAGCTAGGCTAGGAAGCTCATTCTTTGCGTGAGGGGGACCAGGGGGCGCGtctctggagaaactgaggcacgggacACTGAGGCAGAAGACTAAGTCAGGATTCGGATTTCAACGCGAGACGCTCCTCCAGCCCAGGCTGCCTCCTCCTCCCACTTCCTGAGCAGCAGCACCCACCAGGCACTCCACCCCCACAGGGCTCGCATGGAGCGGGGGTGGCGGCGAGTCCTCGAGTTCTCGGTGTCCTCACCTATAGCAGGAGGGCTTGATAGGGCCGGGctggagtgggggcagggggagagactGTTCtgtggggaaaggagggaagcGGATGGGCAGGGCAGAGGTGGCCAGCTGGGAGGAGCTAGGCCTGCAAAGCACTGAGCCCCTCTAAGCGCCCAGTGATAAAGGAGCGTGGGAACTCGGCAGGCGGGCGGGGGCGGCTCCCCCAGGAACTTTCCAAAACAAGCGGCCTCCTCCGGCTGGAAAGTTTCCACCGCTGGAGCTGGCCCAAAAGGTGGATCGTTGGGAACGTTTGCAGGAAACTTGGTCAGAGCCTGGCCTTGGGGAGTGGGGGCTCTAAGACTCTGGTCCAGGCTTTGCCCTCAAGGGACCCCAGTGTAGGGGATTCAGAAGTGGACTTGGGGCACTCCCAGCCAGAGGGACCTaagaggcaggggtgggcagggcagacTGCTTGGAGGAGGTGGCTGCTGGAAGGGGTCTTGAGATAATCAGACATCTCCTATCAACGATCTGAAGAGCAGCTGCCCAGGCAAAAACCTGGGGGACTGGTTTCAGGGGCAGATGAAACGGGGCTGggtgtgagggagagggaggcagtTTGAGGACCAGGGCAGACCCtcagggctggggacagggaattccttataataaatatttgggttTTGTCCCCGGTTCctggctggagattgagttcagtcaccaatggccaagggcttccctggtggtccagtggttaggactccgcccttccactgcaggggacgagggttagatccctggtcgcggaactaaaatcccgcatgctgtgtggtgcggccaaaaattagaagaaaaaaaaaattaccgaTGGCCAGCGATTTactcaatcatgcctatgtaatggaACCTCTGTAAAAAGAACCCCTAAACAACAGGATTCGGGGgaacacatggaggtgctgggagggtggcccACCTGGAGGAGTCATGGCAGCCCTGTACCATTCCCCACACCCTGCCCTTGGCTTCTCCTCCATTCGGCTGTTGAAGTGTTTTCCTCAGcactgtgagccattctagcaactCACCAAACCCCTGAGGGGGCGGGAGGGAACCCCTGATTTATAGCGGGTTGGTCAGAAGTCTGGGTGGCCAGGGACTTGTGGCAGGTGTCTGAAGTGGGGGCCTGAGCCCCTTCACCTGTGGGGTCTGATGCCAGACCTGATAATGGAACTGTTGGACCTCCAGTTGGTGTCGGAGAATCTGCGGGAGGCTGTACCTTCAGGCTGTGTGTGATGTCACAGGAATGGGTACAGAAAGGTCCCCAAAGACCCAGCCCTGGGAAACCCCAGCACTCACAGGACAACCTGTGGGAGGTGCTGGCAGGAGGGTGGTGGGGGCAGAGCGGACCCGGGCAGGGTCCCTGGAGGGTCAGTGTTGGGGCAGCTGGGAGGGACGTGGCTGCTTTGATTCCAAGCTGTCAGTTGGTGCTGTAAGGCCATTGCGGGGACCGCCTGGGTGTGTGACACGGGGTCAGTGTGCTGCCTGGCGGTGAGCAGTGAGCGACTGGAGACCCCCGATCCACCAGACCGCAGGCTTCCGAGGGCAAGGGCAAAGCTGTTGAGGTCACTGCTGAGTGCCAGCGCCCAGATGCAGCCCGGTGcacaggaggggccacaggatCTGGGTGCAGGATGTTGCTGTCTGGCAAGTGGCAGGGGCCGGTGGGTGACCCCAAGCCCCTTGGCCACGGTGCAGGTCGTGAGGGTGGGAAGACCCTGCTGGGCCCCTGAGGGACTGGACTCAGGTGCCGTCGGCTCGGGAAAGGACGGTCAGGGAACCGCCTGTGGCCATGGTGCCATGGGGCAGTGTGGGGGCCGTGGGGGAGGCGGGTAGGCAACGCGAGGCTGAGGCGCGGGAGGCCGAAGGAGGCAGGTGTCGGCCCTGGGCCCGGGGCTGTGGCGGCAGGGACATCGTTACCCCTTAGAACAGCACGGACAGGCCGCCTGGGGAGCAGGGTACATTCTGCCCCATGGGGCCTGCCTGACCTCCCCTCCCGCGCCCCTCAGATTCCTGGGCCGCCTCGGAACTCAGGCCAAGGCCACTGGCCAGCAGGGCCACCAGAGAGGCTAAGGCCCACAGTCCCTGACCCCTGGACCCCTTTAATCCTGGTCttattctttgcttttccttcctAAAATAAACATTCCCCCCCACTGTGTCCTTGGAAGGTAGAACCTGCCCCCTGCCTTCTCCTCACCTAGAACAAGGGGCAAGGATGGCCATCCGGCTGGTGTCCTGAGCCAGTGGGGCTCCACTGGGCCTTGGTGTCCGTGTCCCCATGGGGGGGGGCAAGgggacccccccccaccccagcgtGTGGCCCGGGAGGAATAATCAAGCAGTGCCGTTACTCATTGCCGTTTCATCAGTCAGTCACAGCTTGTTACCCCAAATAAGGGCACTCCCTTTGCCCCATGTGGCCCCCCTACTGGGGGCTTTGGCCCTGTGGGAGCCCCGGGGACCCCCCTGCTTGGCACAGCCCACCCTGCACACTCCACGGGGGCACTGCCCTTCTCATACACCGGCCATGGCTCCCCGCTGCTTCCACCTCCCATCTCTTGACATTCCTCACCCATGACCAGGCTGTCTGGCCTCCTGCTCTGGCACCTACCTGCAGGGCCCTCCGCCTCAGCTCAGCCCTCCACCTGCCCGCCTCATTCCCGGGCAGTGGCTCTGGCAGTACTAGCCTGTGCCCCGCCCATCACCATGCCTCCTCACCCCAACCCACCCCAACACAGAACCAGCCGCCCACCCCCAGGGAATGACACATACACTTCCAGCTTGGGCCGACAGGTTCAGTTCAGTGAAATTTATTGTAggttgaaaaaaatcagcattcACCTGTTTAGTGTACAAAAAGGACACCAGTTCTTCTAAGAAAACATTAGGAAACTAAAGATGCAGACGCCTTTCAATTGTAACATTTTGGCAAAAGTGAAAAGTTCTTGTAAACACCAACTCCATGGCTCAAAAGTTTTTCTCCACAGtacaatattaaaaggaaaaaaaaaaaccagtatcaATAAGTTAGACCATATTTAATCAGCTAGAACTTTTGTCCATCAACCCCCAAAGCACAAAACTTTTCTTAGCTTCATGATtccttaaaaggagaaaataaacaacaacaataaaaaacaatgagGAGGAGGAAATTGAACTGAGAGTCCCTTGAACTGGATCCCAGGGCAGAGGGCCGCTCGGCCCTCCAGGGTGGGGCCTCCTTGAGTGCTCCCGTTTCACCTGAGTCTGCACGTCCAGGCTGAGTACAAGATGGCTGTCGGGGGAACCTGGGGTCCCAGGGTCTGCTcagcccttccccctctccatcccaaatgagaaacaaaacaacagctgTTGAAACAGAAAGGATCAGCATCCTCGGCACTCACCCCAGGGGTCCCACAGAgactctggggtggggtgggcacaaTGCAGGCGTGCCTGCTCTTTGGGAAGCCATTAGGAGACACCGCCACAGCTCAGAAAACTAGACGTGTCTACGTGAGCATTTCCGCTCTCCCTTGCTACGGCTCCCGGCAGCACCTCCGCCCCCGTGACCCCTGGGCTGTGGGCTGCAACCACCCCCATGACCTTCCCCAGTTGTGGCTTGGCTGAACACGGCTTTGAATTCATGTGAACGCTCGCTTTAGACCCCACCGCGCCCGGGGGTCcctcacacacaaacacgcacgcCCCCTGACGCCCTGGGGGACATTAGACTAGGCACAGTGACTAAGCAGCAATTGGGGTGTCCTCGGGCCAGCACCCCCAAAATGGGTGGATCTGGCGCCTTTTCTGAGCTCACTcttgcccccgcccccccgcccccggctctATCgaccccccagcccctccctgagtGCAAACCCCGAGGCGGCTCTGCAAAGACGACCCCAGGACCCACAAGTGGGCTGAGGGGCGGGGCGAGGTCAACAGCATGGAGACCACTTGGTCTCAACAGTGCGAAATGAAGAGCAGCAGCAAAGGGGAGAATTGAgaagacagtaaaataaaatccGACACTGCTGCCGCAGAGTGCGGGCTACAAGCACAGAAACTCCCAGTGACCCCTGACAGCTGAGGGCCTGGAATAGCAGGGCGGGCCTGGTGGCTCCCAGCAGCTGCTCCTGGACCAGCTGGAGTTTTCCAAATAGAGCTGCGGGGGTCGCATTGCCCTGCCCGCCCTCTTAGAGCCAGGGAGAGGCTGTGTGTGAGGGAGGCCAGCGTGGGAGAGGCACCCCTGCCCGCCCACCATGGGTTCTCTCCTGGGAGCCCTGGAGCTCGCAGAAACAACGCCTAACTTCCCGAGCATCTGTAATACTGTAGAAAGGACACAGGGCAGCGCCTAGACCCTGGGCGTCCAAGGAGGGGAGGCACAGGTTTAGAAAAAAGATGCTTTCTCTTTCGTATAAAAATAGACTCAAGTCTCATAAGCAGTAGCTAAAAGTGGCTGTCTTTGTATAAAACTAgaaaaggcaggcaggcaggccggCCTTGGAGTCTTTCACTGACAGGAAGCTGAAGCCcctgcggggcgggggggtggggcgcTGGCGAGGAGGTGGGCTTCTTGGGGAGCCCATCTGGGTGGGGAGGCTGCTCAGGAGGTGTGTGGGGCCCTGGGGGAGGTGGACACCCCACCTGGGTCTGTGTGACCTGTGGGCGCCAGGGCCGCAGGGACTCCCCTGAAAGCCGGCGTTCCTGGCTCAGATGAATGCGTCTTCCTCacgtttattttttcaaataaatcttttgtttcctcatcttcagCTCCCCCTCGCCCCCAGCTCCCCCACCATCCAGAACGGTCAGCCCGGTGAGGTGAGCTGGCCTGGCTGGCTGGGTGGGGCCTCCTGCCCTGTGGCCTTGAGCTAAGGCCAGGCCTGCAGCTGCCGCTGGTCGTACTCAGCGATGAGCCTCTTGATGTGGGCCAGCTTGCTGTGCAGGTACTCGCAGCGGTGCTTCTCCTGGCTGTAGTTGGTGTTGGTCTGTAAGAGAGCAGCCGGGCTGACACTCGCCCACACGGCCAAGGCTGAGAGCCCAACCCGAACTCGAGCTGCCCCGCTTGGCTGCCCCAGGTTCCCACTCGCCCTGCTTGCGGCCTGAACTCTCCATGCCGTGACAGGGACCCCTGCTCCGCCCCTCGGCTCCACCCTGGGAAACGGTCACAGCCAGGGTGAGAGGCTGAGGCAAGATAGGTCATGAAGCTTCCAcgctgggctggggcctggctgGCAGGGAGCCGCCCTGGCACATGTGGCCCTCAGGAACGTGAGCTGCTGTCGTGGAACCACATCGCAGGAGGCTGTCAGGGAGCCCAAGGCTGGGAGGCGGAA includes these proteins:
- the SSBP4 gene encoding single-stranded DNA-binding protein 4 isoform X11; the protein is MYAKGGKGSAVPSDSQAREKLALYVYEYLLHIRWEKNITLGEPPGFLHSWWCVFWDLYCAAPDRREVCEHSSEAKAFQDYSAAAAPSPVMGSMAPNDAMASGPMAPGFFQPFMSPRFPGGPRPTLRMPSQPPVGLPGSQPLLPGAMDPSPRAQGHSSMGPMQRVTPPRGMTSVGPQSYGSGMRPPPNSLAGPGLPTMNMGPGVRGPWASPSGNSIPYSSSSPGSYTGPPGGGGPPGTPIMPSPGDSTNSSENMYTIMNPIGPGAGRANFPLGPGPEAPMAAMSAMEPHHVNGSLGSGDLDGLPKSSPGTVAGLSNTPGTPRDDGEMAAAGTFLHPFPSESYSPGMTMSV
- the SSBP4 gene encoding single-stranded DNA-binding protein 4 isoform X4, yielding MYAKGGKGSAVPSDSQAREKLALYVYEYLLHVGAQKSAQTFLSEIRWEKNITLGEPPGFLHSWWCVFWDLYCAAPDRREVCEHSSEAKAFQDYSAAAAPSPVMGSMAPNDAMASGPMAPGFFQGPPSAPSLPPTTPTPPWLGPQVPPFMSPRFPGGPRPTLRMPSQPPVGLPGSQPLLPGAMDPSPRAQGHSSMGPMQRVTPPRGMTSVGPQSYGSGMRPPPNSLAGPGLPTMNMGPGVRGPWASPSGNSIPYSSSSPGSYTGPPGGGGPPGTPIMPSPGDSTNSSENMYTIMNPIGPGAGRANFPLGPGPEAPMAAMSAMEPHHVNGSLGSGDLDGLPKSSPGTVAGLSNTPGTPRDDGEMAAAGTFLHPFPSESYSPGMTMSV
- the SSBP4 gene encoding single-stranded DNA-binding protein 4 isoform X6; protein product: MYAKGGKGSAVPSDSQAREKLALYVYEYLLHVGAQKSAQTFLSEIRWEKNITLGEPPGFLHSWWCVFWDLYCAAPDRREVCEHSSEAKAFQDYSAAAAPSPVMGSMAPNDAMASGPMAPGFFQGPSGLGPPLGSQPPPHNPNAPMAPPPQPPVGLPGSQPLLPGAMDPSPRAQGHSSMGPMQRVTPPRGMTSVGPQSYGSGMRPPPNSLAGPGLPTMNMGPGVRGPWASPSGNSIPYSSSSPGSYTGPPGGGGPPGTPIMPSPGDSTNSSENMYTIMNPIGPGAGRANFPLGPGPEAPMAAMSAMEPHHVNGSLGSGDLDGLPKSSPGTVAGLSNTPGTPRDDGEMAAAGTFLHPFPSESYSPGMTMSV
- the SSBP4 gene encoding single-stranded DNA-binding protein 4 isoform X13, which translates into the protein MYAKGGKGSAVPSDSQAREKLALYVYEYLLHVGAQKSAQTFLSEIRWEKNITLGEPPGFLHSWWCVFWDLYCAAPDRREVCEHSSEAKAFQDYSAAAAPSPVMGSMAPNDAMASGPMAPGFFQPLLPGAMDPSPRAQGHSSMGPMQRVTPPRGMTSVGPQSYGSGMRPPPNSLAGPGLPTMNMGPGVRGPWASPSGNSIPYSSSSPGSYTGPPGGGGPPGTPIMPSPGDSTNSSENMYTIMNPIGPGAGRANFPLGPGPEAPMAAMSAMEPHHVNGSLGSGDLDGLPKSSPGTVAGLSNTPGTPRDDGEMAAAGTFLHPFPSESYSPGMTMSV
- the SSBP4 gene encoding single-stranded DNA-binding protein 4 isoform X1, with the translated sequence MYAKGGKGSAVPSDSQAREKLALYVYEYLLHVGAQKSAQTFLSEIRWEKNITLGEPPGFLHSWWCVFWDLYCAAPDRREVCEHSSEAKAFQDYSAAAAPSPVMGSMAPNDAMASGPMAPGFFQPFMSPRFPGGPRPTLRMPSQPPVGLPGSQPLLPGAMDPSPRAQGHSSMGPMQRVTPPRGMTSVGPQVRAGPRRQGSFRGCPLSACPLTAPLPSQSYGSGMRPPPNSLAGPGLPTMNMGPGVRGPWASPSGNSIPYSSSSPGSYTGPPGGGGPPGTPIMPSPGDSTNSSENMYTIMNPIGPGAGRANFPLGPGPEAPMAAMSAMEPHHVNGSLGSGDLDGLPKSSPGTVAGLSNTPGTPRDDGEMAAAGTFLHPFPSESYSPGMTMSV
- the SSBP4 gene encoding single-stranded DNA-binding protein 4 isoform X5, encoding MYAKGGKGSAVPSDSQAREKLALYVYEYLLHVGAQKSAQTFLSEIRWEKNITLGEPPGFLHSWWCVFWDLYCAAPDRREVCEHSSEAKAFQDYSAAAAPSPVMGSMAPNDAMASGPMAPGFFQGPSGLGPPLGSQPPPHNPNAPMPFMSPRFPGGPRPTLRMPSQPPVGLPGSQPLLPGAMDPSPRAQGHSSMGPMQRVTPPRGMTSVGPQSYGSGMRPPPNSLAGPGLPTMNMGPGVRGPWASPSGNSIPYSSSSPGSYTGPPGGGGPPGTPIMPSPGDSTNSSENMYTIMNPIGPGAGRANFPLGPGPEAPMAAMSAMEPHHVNGSLGSGDLDGLPKSSPGTVAGLSNTPGTPRDDGEMAAAGTFLHPFPSESYSPGMTMSV